In Myxococcota bacterium, a single window of DNA contains:
- a CDS encoding SPFH domain-containing protein: protein MGQPAEVIECLDRSPETLVSRFPELGAASLPAGARLLVRDGQAAVLVRDGCVEQVLGVGAHALPEACAAPARAELYFASLRGFVNQKWAALEPIAFRDGELAELGLRAFGTWSFRVTDPARFMQELLAALSEFTNGAVSELLRGWIVTQLAEYLSSHLYSVLDLAQRYGEIAAGAQARIADHFAARGVTVVEFRLLSLSPPEPVQELIDRRAVRPGAAPASATVHCPACQCALPAEAAFCPSCGARRRSDSPPSAHFCASCGTRLPNGR, encoded by the coding sequence ATGGGGCAGCCGGCCGAAGTCATCGAGTGTCTTGACCGCTCGCCCGAGACGCTCGTCTCGCGCTTTCCCGAGCTCGGCGCCGCGTCGCTGCCGGCCGGTGCGCGTCTCTTGGTGCGGGACGGCCAGGCGGCGGTGCTGGTGCGCGACGGGTGCGTCGAGCAGGTGCTCGGCGTCGGCGCGCACGCGCTGCCCGAGGCCTGCGCCGCGCCGGCGCGCGCCGAGCTGTACTTCGCCAGCCTGCGCGGCTTCGTGAACCAGAAGTGGGCGGCGCTGGAGCCGATCGCCTTCCGCGACGGCGAGCTGGCAGAGCTCGGGCTGCGTGCGTTCGGCACCTGGTCGTTTCGAGTCACCGACCCCGCGCGCTTCATGCAGGAGCTCCTGGCCGCCCTGTCCGAGTTCACCAACGGGGCGGTGTCGGAGCTGCTGCGCGGCTGGATCGTGACTCAGCTGGCGGAGTACCTGTCGAGTCATTTGTACAGCGTGCTCGACCTGGCACAGCGCTACGGCGAGATCGCGGCGGGCGCGCAGGCCCGGATCGCCGATCACTTCGCCGCGCGCGGAGTCACCGTGGTCGAGTTCCGCCTGCTCTCGCTCTCGCCGCCCGAGCCCGTGCAGGAGCTGATCGACCGGCGCGCCGTGCGGCCAGGCGCCGCGCCCGCCAGCGCTACCGTGCATTGCCCGGCCTGTCAGTGCGCGCTGCCCGCGGAAGCGGCCTTCTGCCCGTCGTGCGGCGCGCGCCGCCGCTCCGACTCGCCGCCGTCCGCGCACTTCTGCGCGAGCTGCGGCACGCGGCTCCCGAACGGCCGCTAG
- a CDS encoding helical backbone metal receptor: MANERDALGREFEFAAPPQRIVSLVPSWSETLFALGAGDSLVGVTEYCVHPAEGVAKLAKVGGTKNPAAGAIAALRPDLVLANKEENRQRDVERLEAAGLRVFVTYARTVREAVAELRALGRIAAREAAAEAIAAEVEARLAALARPAGAHRPRAAALVWRDPLMAVGGDTFADDLVRCAGAENPFAAAQGRYPRITRAELEAAAPDVLLLPTEPYRFEERDRLEFLSLACPAARSGRVHVVEGELLSWYGPRMARALDTLARLFAD, encoded by the coding sequence GTGGCCAACGAGAGAGACGCCCTGGGCCGGGAGTTCGAGTTCGCGGCCCCGCCGCAGCGCATCGTGTCACTCGTGCCGTCCTGGAGCGAGACACTCTTCGCGCTCGGAGCCGGTGACTCGCTGGTCGGAGTCACCGAGTACTGCGTGCACCCGGCCGAGGGCGTCGCCAAGCTCGCGAAGGTCGGCGGCACCAAGAACCCCGCGGCCGGTGCGATCGCCGCCCTGCGTCCCGACCTCGTGCTCGCGAACAAGGAGGAGAACCGCCAGCGGGACGTCGAGCGGCTGGAGGCCGCTGGCCTGCGCGTGTTCGTGACCTACGCGCGCACCGTGCGCGAGGCCGTGGCGGAGCTGCGGGCGCTCGGGCGCATTGCGGCGCGCGAGGCCGCGGCCGAGGCGATCGCCGCCGAGGTCGAAGCCCGGCTCGCGGCGCTCGCGCGGCCCGCCGGCGCGCACCGCCCGCGCGCCGCCGCGCTGGTCTGGCGCGATCCGCTCATGGCCGTGGGCGGAGACACTTTCGCAGACGACCTCGTGCGCTGCGCCGGTGCCGAGAATCCCTTCGCGGCGGCGCAGGGCCGCTATCCGCGCATCACGCGCGCCGAGCTCGAGGCGGCGGCGCCCGACGTGCTCTTGCTCCCGACGGAGCCCTACCGCTTCGAGGAGCGCGACCGGCTCGAGTTCCTGTCGCTCGCCTGCCCGGCGGCTCGCAGCGGCCGCGTGCACGTCGTCGAGGGTGAGCTTTTGTCGTGGTACGGCCCGCGCATGGCGCGCGCGCTCGACACGCTGGCGCGGCTGTTCGCCGACTAG
- a CDS encoding alpha/beta hydrolase, with amino-acid sequence MTERYSAAVDRTLRLRDGRQIGFATFGDADGLPVFYTHGTFGSRLEGRIAHVAALHRHVSLIAIDRPGFGLSDRRPDSRLSDWPSDLEELADQLAIDRFSILGVAGGGAFALASAVKLPERVRSVALVSSTAPHDRPGVLGGMDVRARMVLHVLPRRLSWLSHRLHARNARLADRDPLRLLREASGTLPASERGSLSSPEVASIFMDAAFESFRSGTDGMVHELRILAEPWGFALEGIEAPVFLWHGETDRISPVEMAHVLAREIAKSQLQTIPDRGSAIAVDVIPDAIATLAAYARQSD; translated from the coding sequence GTGACCGAGCGCTACTCCGCGGCCGTCGATCGAACGCTTCGCCTGCGCGACGGGCGGCAGATCGGCTTCGCCACGTTCGGAGATGCCGACGGCTTGCCGGTGTTCTACACGCACGGCACGTTCGGCTCGCGCCTCGAGGGGCGCATCGCGCACGTGGCCGCGCTCCACCGCCACGTGAGCCTGATTGCGATCGACCGGCCCGGCTTCGGTCTCTCGGACCGCCGGCCCGACTCACGACTCTCCGACTGGCCCTCGGATCTCGAGGAGCTCGCCGACCAGCTCGCGATCGACCGCTTCTCCATCCTGGGCGTGGCCGGCGGCGGGGCCTTCGCCCTGGCCAGCGCCGTGAAGCTGCCCGAGCGCGTGCGCTCGGTGGCGCTGGTGTCGAGCACCGCGCCGCACGACCGGCCCGGCGTGCTCGGCGGCATGGACGTGCGCGCGCGCATGGTGCTGCACGTGCTGCCGCGGCGCCTGTCGTGGCTCTCGCACCGGCTGCACGCGCGCAACGCGCGCCTGGCGGACCGGGACCCGCTGCGCCTGCTGCGCGAGGCGTCGGGCACGCTGCCGGCGTCGGAGCGCGGGTCGCTGAGCTCCCCCGAAGTCGCCTCGATCTTCATGGACGCCGCGTTCGAGAGCTTTCGCTCCGGCACCGACGGCATGGTGCACGAGCTGCGCATCCTGGCCGAGCCTTGGGGCTTCGCGCTGGAGGGCATCGAGGCGCCGGTCTTCCTGTGGCACGGCGAGACCGACCGGATCAGCCCGGTCGAGATGGCCCACGTGCTGGCACGCGAGATCGCGAAGTCGCAGCTCCAGACCATCCCGGACCGCGGCAGCGCGATCGCCGTCGATGTGATTCCCGACGCGATCGCGACGCTCGCGGCCTACGCCCGGCAGAGTGACTGA